A stretch of Gouania willdenowi chromosome 21, fGouWil2.1, whole genome shotgun sequence DNA encodes these proteins:
- the galnt3 gene encoding polypeptide N-acetylgalactosaminyltransferase 3, giving the protein MTALRRLLRRRLHPFKLVVAVLVFVTFLFFIQWEVGSQTQPEDPWLKEGAVKRDTMLDMVMGAVNNFREAMPKLQIRAPVRQQDQGGATSCLAGHYTDAELRPALERPPQNPLAPGAAGKAFLTHALNAEAQKEKERGEEKHCFNLYASDRISLSRDLGPDTRPPECIEQTYKRCPPLPTTSVIIVFHNEAWSTLLRTVYSVLHTSPAILLKEIILVDDASVDEVLKDDLDEYLKLLSIVRVVRQRERKGLITARLLGASVATGDTLTFLDAHCECFHGWLEPLLVRLAENSTVVVSPDITTIDLNTFEFMKPSPYGQNHNRGNFDWGLSFGWESLPSYEKQRRKDETYPIKTPTFAGGLFSISKDYFYHIGSYDDEMEIWGGENIEMSFRVWQCGGQLEIIPCSIVGHVFRTKSPHSFPKGTQVIARNQVRLAEVWMDDYKEIFYRRNQQASQIAQDRSFGDISKRMDLRSRLQCRSFSWYLKNVYPEVFLPDLNPLRFGSVKNVGKDSCLDAGENNEGGKQLIMYPCHGLGGNQYFEYSTHHEIRHNIQKELCLHGTEAAVKLEECQYKGRSTFVGAEQKWELKDNMLVYIPGFNLCLSAQHEHPSLALCSPTDRYQHWSFL; this is encoded by the exons ATGACAGCTCTTCGGCGACTTCTCCGAAGACGTCTGCACCCGTTTAAGCTGGTGGTAGCGGTCCTCGTCTTCGTCACGTTTCTGTTCTTCATACAATGGGAAGTGGGGAGTCAGACTCAACCAGAGGACCCCTGGCTGAAGGAAGGGGCGGTGAAGCGGGACACTATGCTGGATATGGTGATGGGAGCCGTCAACAATTTCAGGGAAGCCATGCCAAAGCTGCAGATCAGAGCTCCTGTACGCCAGCAGGACCAGGGGGGTGCCACTTCCTGTTTAGCTGGTCACTACACGGACGCTGAGCTCAGGCCGGCCCTGGAGAGACCCCCACAGAACCCTCTGGCTCCTGGAGCTGCTGGGAAAGCTTTCCTCACACACGCACTGAACGCAGAGGCccagaaggagaaggagagagGGGAAGAGAAACACTGCTTCAACCTGTACGCAAGTGACCGCATCTCCTTAAGCAGAGACCTGGGGCCAGATACAAGACCCCCAGA ATGCATTGAGCAGACCTACAAGCGCTGCCCCCCACTGCCCACCACCAGTGTGATTATAGTGTTTCACAATGAGGCTTGGAGCACTCTGCTGAGGACGGTGTACAGTGTTCTCCACACATCTCCTGCCATTCTGCTGAAGGAGATCATCCTGGTAGATGACGCCAGCGTTGATG AGGTGTTGAAGGATGATCTGGACgaatatttaaagctgctgagtATTGTGCGAGTGGTTCGCCAGCGTGAGAGGAAAGGACTCATCACAGCTCGGCTCCTGGGGGCCTCCGTGGCCACTGGGGACACGCTCACCTTTCTGGACGCCCACT GTGAATGCTTTCATGGGTGGCTAGAGCCTCTGCTGGTGAGATTAGCAGAGAACTCTACAGTGGTCGTGAGTCCTGATATAACGACTATTGATCTCAACACTTTTGAGTTCATGAAACCGTCTCCTTATGGTCAGAATCACAATCGGGGGAACTTTGACTGGGGTCTCTCATTTGGCTGGGAGAGCCTTCCCAGCTATgagaaacaaagaagaaaagatgAAACGTATCCTATAAA GACACCAACATTTGCTGGTGgacttttttccatttctaaAGACTATTTCTACCATATTGGAAGCTATGACGATGAAATGGAAATCTGGGGTGGTGAGAATATTGAAATGTCTTTCAGG GTGTGGCAGTGTGGCGGACAGCTGGAGATCATCCCTTGTTCCATTGTGGGGCATGTGTTCCGCACTAAAAGCCCCCACAGCTTTCCCAAAGGGACACAGGTGATCGCACGCAACCAGGTACGGTTGGCCGAGGTCTGGATGGACGACTACAAGGAGATCTTCTACCGCCGCAACCAGCAAGCGTCGCAGATCGCTCAAGAT AGGTCTTTTGGAGACATCTCCAAACGCATGGACCTGCGCTCACGACTGCAGTGCAGGAGCTTCTCGTGGTATTTGAAGAACGTGTATCCGGAGGTCTTCTTGCCAGATCTCAACCCTCTCCGCTTTGGCTCA GTAAAAAATGTGGGCAAGGACTCATGTCTGGATGCTGGGGAGAACAATGAAGGTGGGAAACAGCTGATCATGTACCCGTGTCATGGCCTCGGAGGAAACCAG TATTTTGAGTACTCGACACATCATGAGATCAGGCACAACATACAGAAGGAGCTGTGTTTGCATGGGACCGAGGCGGCTGTGAAGCTGGAGGAGTGCCAGTATAAAGGCAGGAGTACGTTTGTAGGAGCCGAGCAGAAATGGGAGCTGAAAGAT AACATGTTGGTCTACATTCCAGGATTTAATCTGTGTCTGAGCGCTCAACACGAGCATCCGTCTCTGGCTCTGTGCAGCCCCACAGACAGGTACCAACACTGGTCCTTCCTCTGA